From the Sphingomonas suaedae genome, one window contains:
- a CDS encoding SapC family protein — MTDHHVLTAENHRDLRVRTDRDAALGDAVMSCVTTPDEFRRVQSHYPILFRRNVERDEFVALALFGFEDGENLFLEDGRWDADYVPLAIDIQPFLIGAPAAGGTAKQVHVDMASPRIAAPDGEGVRVFDDHGRPTPYLETIAEQLGALDAGWQGSADFFAALRRHELLEPLTLEITLDDGSTNRLVGFHVIDEERLRGLDGDALGELHRDGHLMPLFMAMASLGNLSALIARRNRRMAHG, encoded by the coding sequence ATGACCGACCATCATGTCCTGACCGCCGAAAACCATCGTGACCTGCGCGTCCGCACCGACCGCGACGCCGCGCTCGGCGATGCGGTGATGTCGTGCGTGACGACGCCCGATGAGTTCCGCCGCGTCCAGAGCCACTACCCGATCCTGTTCCGCCGCAATGTCGAACGCGACGAATTCGTGGCGCTGGCACTGTTCGGGTTCGAGGATGGCGAGAATCTGTTTCTGGAGGACGGGCGCTGGGACGCGGACTATGTGCCGCTGGCGATCGATATCCAGCCGTTCCTGATCGGCGCACCGGCGGCGGGCGGCACCGCCAAACAGGTGCATGTCGATATGGCCAGCCCGCGCATTGCCGCGCCCGACGGCGAGGGGGTGCGGGTGTTCGACGACCATGGCCGACCGACCCCCTATCTGGAGACGATCGCCGAGCAACTGGGCGCGCTGGACGCCGGGTGGCAGGGATCAGCGGACTTTTTCGCCGCGCTGCGCCGCCACGAATTGCTCGAACCGCTGACGCTGGAGATCACGCTGGACGATGGATCGACCAACCGGCTGGTGGGGTTCCATGTCATCGATGAGGAGCGGCTGCGCGGGCTGGATGGCGACGCGCTGGGCGAACTGCACCGCGACGGGCATTTGATGCCGCTGTTCATGGCGATGGCGTCGCTCGGCAACCTCTCCGCGCTGATCGCGCGCCGGAATCGGCGGATGGCGCATGGCTGA